One Kitasatospora sp. NBC_01266 genomic window carries:
- a CDS encoding WXG100 family type VII secretion target yields the protein MGSSDGLPSDIQLQHESIDQAADELNRAAANMDSNLTELSGKLQQFVNSDAFQGAAATACQEVIKVIQQRQSGMLSDLQGSAATLNSMHETMKRADGAAAAGYGQ from the coding sequence ATGGGATCCAGTGACGGTCTGCCGTCGGACATCCAGCTCCAGCACGAGTCGATCGACCAGGCCGCTGACGAACTGAACAGGGCGGCGGCCAACATGGACAGCAACCTGACCGAACTGTCGGGAAAGCTGCAGCAGTTCGTCAACAGCGACGCCTTCCAGGGTGCGGCCGCCACCGCCTGCCAGGAGGTCATCAAGGTCATCCAGCAGCGGCAGAGCGGCATGCTCTCCGACCTCCAGGGCAGCGCGGCCACGCTCAACTCGATGCACGAGACGATGAAGCGGGCCGACGGCGCGGCAGCGGCGGGCTACGGCCAGTAA